Proteins from one Desulfobulbaceae bacterium genomic window:
- a CDS encoding glycosyltransferase codes for MPRVSVIIPTYNRAPFLKDAIDSVLGQTYPNIDLIVVDDGSTDQTKEVVKKYDRRLTYVCQANKGVAAARNRGITESSNMYIAFLDSDDRFERRKIEIQVAAMQENPCCLVSHTQEKWFRRGQFLNQKKRHRKESGYLFSRCLELCVIGMSTVMVRREFFSKVGYFDETMPCCEDYDLWLRASVSLPFLLIDQPLTIKNGGRPDQLSVQHRVGMDAYRIGAIMRLIDSSALSEEQLRQARKELIEKSTILGNGCLKHGKTAEASYYRNLAESV; via the coding sequence ATGCCCCGGGTTTCCGTTATAATTCCTACCTACAATCGTGCACCATTTCTGAAAGATGCCATTGATTCTGTTTTAGGGCAAACCTATCCTAATATTGACCTCATCGTTGTTGATGACGGCTCAACTGACCAGACCAAAGAAGTCGTTAAAAAATATGATCGACGACTGACCTATGTTTGTCAGGCCAATAAAGGTGTGGCGGCGGCGAGAAACCGGGGTATTACTGAGAGTAGCAACATGTATATTGCCTTTCTGGACTCAGATGACAGGTTTGAGCGCCGAAAAATTGAAATTCAGGTTGCAGCAATGCAAGAGAACCCGTGCTGCCTTGTTTCACATACCCAGGAAAAATGGTTTCGTCGCGGCCAGTTTCTCAATCAAAAGAAGAGGCATCGTAAAGAGTCTGGTTATCTATTTAGTCGTTGTCTTGAGCTCTGCGTTATTGGGATGAGCACAGTAATGGTGCGGAGGGAGTTTTTCAGCAAGGTAGGGTATTTTGATGAAACTATGCCCTGTTGTGAAGACTATGACCTTTGGCTACGGGCAAGTGTATCTCTGCCCTTTCTCTTGATTGATCAGCCGCTTACCATTAAAAACGGTGGGAGACCCGATCAGTTGTCGGTGCAGCACAGGGTGGGCATGGATGCCTACAGGATAGGAGCAATTATGAGATTAATTGATTCATCGGCCTTAAGCGAAGAGCAGTTAAGACAGGCCCGGAAGGAGTTGATCGAAAAATCGACTATCCTTGGCAATGGCTGTTTAAAACACGGGAAAACAGCAGAGGCCAGCTATTATCGTAATCTAGCTGAATCAGTATAG